From a single Cyclobacterium marinum DSM 745 genomic region:
- a CDS encoding ABC transporter permease: protein MKLALILAYKNLIGSGLRTWLNVGILAFTFILILFYNGLLDGWNNQAKRASIEWEYGYGELRAANYDPYDPFSIQDGHQSYQPEEFKMLTPILIRQASIYPNGRMLSISLKGIPNDQKLLKLPTSFLSPEQAKIPVIIGKRMAATAHLEEGDEVLLRWRDKHGTFDALEVTIVKIFDSDVGSIDSGQMWIALAQLQEMTGLKDKASYFVANSNYSHQKRNGWRFFPQETLLEDINKLIASKKISGSIMYLLLLTIALLAIFDTQVLSVFRRQKEIGTYIALGMTRMQVVGLFTVEGSMYSLLAMLMGALIGIPILSILAINGISFPEVTQGMGVTMAERIFPVFSLQLIAGTMILLIISATIVSFLPAKKIANMNPVEALKGKLQ from the coding sequence ATGAAGTTGGCCTTAATACTTGCCTATAAAAATCTTATTGGTTCAGGTTTGAGAACCTGGCTGAATGTTGGAATTCTAGCCTTTACCTTTATCCTTATTCTTTTCTATAACGGTTTGTTGGATGGTTGGAATAACCAGGCCAAACGGGCTTCAATTGAATGGGAATATGGTTATGGTGAATTGCGTGCTGCAAACTATGATCCCTATGATCCTTTCTCCATACAAGATGGGCACCAATCTTATCAACCGGAGGAATTTAAAATGCTGACACCCATTTTGATTCGACAGGCCTCGATTTATCCAAATGGGAGGATGCTTTCTATTTCGCTTAAAGGGATACCGAATGATCAAAAGTTACTGAAATTACCCACATCATTTTTAAGCCCTGAGCAAGCTAAAATCCCTGTAATCATAGGCAAACGAATGGCAGCAACTGCCCATTTAGAAGAAGGTGATGAAGTTCTGTTGCGTTGGAGAGATAAACATGGAACGTTTGATGCATTGGAAGTAACCATTGTTAAAATTTTTGATTCAGATGTGGGTAGTATTGATTCCGGACAAATGTGGATAGCTTTGGCTCAACTTCAGGAAATGACAGGTTTAAAAGATAAAGCCAGCTATTTTGTCGCCAATAGTAATTATTCGCATCAAAAAAGAAACGGCTGGAGGTTTTTCCCCCAAGAGACACTACTGGAGGATATAAATAAACTAATTGCATCTAAAAAAATATCCGGTTCAATAATGTATTTATTGCTTTTGACCATTGCATTATTGGCCATATTTGATACCCAGGTGTTGTCTGTTTTTCGTAGGCAAAAAGAGATTGGCACCTACATCGCATTAGGAATGACACGTATGCAGGTAGTAGGTTTGTTTACAGTTGAAGGAAGTATGTACAGTCTTCTTGCCATGCTCATGGGAGCCCTGATAGGAATACCTATTCTTAGCATTCTAGCCATCAATGGTATTTCATTTCCGGAAGTAACGCAAGGCATGGGAGTGACCATGGCTGAAAGGATTTTCCCTGTTTTTAGCCTTCAGCTAATTGCAGGTACAATGATTTTATTAATTATTTCAGCAACAATAGTTAGCTTTTTACCTGCTAAAAAAATAGCCAATATGAATCCAGTTGAAGCCTTAAAAGGAAAGTTACAATGA
- a CDS encoding ABC transporter permease, which translates to MIKFLFKGIIRDKSRSILPIVVISLGVSLTIVLSGFLSGAMTDMIDQNARFETGHVKIMSRAYAENKDQLPNDLALLGVDSLVTYLRSNYPDLQWVERIRFGGLLDAPDAEGESKGQGPAAGIAINLLDAASGEIERMNIKKAIVSGELPKNSNEALIGDEFAKKLKLTIGDEVTYFGTTMNGSMTFQNLTISGTIRFGISAMDKGAILLDISSARQMLDMQNGAGEILGFFDNGVYNDKAALALENSFNNQYESNPDEYAPRMFTLRSQNNLGDLLDYANSMSAIFVVIFVGAMSVVLWNTGLIGGLRRYQEFGIRLALGESKGRIYRSLMLEATLIGIIGSMIGTGIGLSGAFYLQNYGINIAGMVDNASMMMPTVMRAKVSPNLYFIGFIPGVFAMVFGNMLSGIGIYKRETATLFKELEV; encoded by the coding sequence ATGATAAAATTTTTGTTTAAAGGGATTATTCGGGACAAAAGCAGAAGCATACTTCCAATAGTTGTCATCTCTCTTGGCGTATCACTTACCATTGTGTTAAGTGGTTTTCTAAGTGGTGCAATGACGGATATGATAGATCAAAATGCAAGATTTGAAACCGGCCATGTGAAAATCATGTCCAGGGCTTATGCAGAAAATAAAGATCAACTTCCCAATGATTTGGCTTTACTTGGGGTTGACAGTTTGGTTACTTACCTAAGATCCAATTATCCGGATTTACAATGGGTTGAAAGAATACGCTTTGGGGGCTTGCTCGATGCTCCTGATGCTGAAGGTGAATCGAAGGGTCAAGGCCCGGCTGCAGGAATAGCGATTAATTTGTTGGATGCTGCAAGTGGTGAAATAGAGCGGATGAATATAAAAAAAGCCATCGTCTCCGGTGAATTACCGAAAAATTCCAATGAAGCACTAATTGGGGATGAGTTTGCAAAAAAACTAAAGCTTACAATAGGAGATGAGGTTACCTATTTTGGTACCACAATGAATGGCAGCATGACATTCCAAAATCTCACTATCAGTGGTACTATTCGCTTCGGTATTTCAGCCATGGATAAAGGAGCCATTTTGCTGGATATTTCTTCAGCTCGGCAAATGCTTGATATGCAAAATGGAGCCGGAGAAATACTAGGCTTTTTTGACAATGGTGTTTATAATGATAAAGCGGCTTTGGCATTGGAGAACTCTTTCAACAATCAATATGAGAGCAATCCGGATGAATATGCTCCCCGGATGTTTACGCTTCGCTCCCAAAACAATTTAGGAGACTTGCTGGATTATGCGAACAGTATGTCGGCCATTTTTGTGGTGATTTTTGTCGGAGCTATGTCGGTGGTATTGTGGAATACCGGACTAATAGGTGGGCTTAGACGTTACCAAGAGTTTGGAATACGACTAGCCTTAGGAGAGTCAAAAGGTAGAATTTATCGTTCATTAATGTTGGAAGCTACTCTTATAGGAATTATCGGCTCTATGATTGGAACAGGTATTGGTTTATCTGGTGCTTTTTATTTGCAAAATTATGGAATCAACATCGCAGGTATGGTGGACAACGCCTCCATGATGATGCCGACGGTAATGCGTGCTAAAGTGTCGCCGAACCTCTATTTTATTGGTTTTATCCCCGGTGTATTTGCAATGGTCTTTGGCAATATGCTTTCCGGTATAGGGATATATAAAAGAGAAACAGCCACTTTATTTAAAGAGTTGGAAGTATAA
- a CDS encoding outer membrane lipoprotein-sorting protein translates to MLRIYNSRKIIFLSGILILWIMPSRAQDAQTILDKVDENMVSKTEITESEMIIRGKRNVQTIGSKSYTEGNKKSFTEYLYPERERGTKMLKLEDRLWIYSPSTDRTIQLSGHMLRQSVMGSDLSYEDMMEDRKLKEIYDAVIVGEENIGERKTWILELTASVENVSYYKRKIWVDQERFIPLKEELFAKSGQLLKKTTMSDISQIDGRWYPRKVNFKDVLKSGNGTDFIIKEIQFNPTIPPYIFTKASLKK, encoded by the coding sequence ATGTTAAGAATTTATAATAGTAGAAAGATTATCTTTTTATCCGGTATTTTAATATTGTGGATAATGCCCAGCCGTGCGCAGGATGCTCAAACCATCCTGGACAAGGTTGATGAAAATATGGTTTCAAAAACAGAAATAACGGAATCTGAAATGATCATCAGGGGCAAAAGAAATGTTCAAACCATAGGTTCAAAATCCTATACTGAAGGCAACAAAAAATCTTTTACAGAATACCTTTATCCAGAGCGAGAAAGAGGAACTAAGATGTTGAAACTGGAAGATCGATTATGGATCTATTCACCATCCACAGACAGGACCATCCAGCTATCAGGTCATATGCTACGGCAATCTGTTATGGGCTCTGATTTGTCCTATGAAGACATGATGGAAGATCGAAAACTAAAGGAAATATATGATGCGGTCATTGTAGGCGAAGAAAATATTGGTGAAAGAAAAACTTGGATTTTGGAATTAACAGCTTCTGTAGAAAATGTAAGTTATTACAAGCGAAAAATATGGGTGGATCAGGAAAGATTTATTCCACTAAAAGAGGAATTGTTTGCGAAAAGTGGTCAACTCCTAAAAAAAACAACAATGTCAGACATTTCGCAAATTGACGGTCGTTGGTACCCAAGAAAAGTAAATTTTAAGGATGTGCTGAAGTCGGGTAATGGAACGGATTTTATTATTAAAGAAATTCAATTCAATCCAACCATCCCTCCTTATATTTTCACAAAGGCCTCCCTAAAAAAATAA
- a CDS encoding ABC transporter permease: MKLSFQLAYRNLIGAGLRTWLNVGILTFTFLVILFYNGLLDGWNLQAKRDAINWEFGCGQFHYKDYDPYNPFSLQEAHGKFDEINTKGLTPLLMRPATIYPNGRMMAITLKGLPKAQRLLKIPVNQLNNLEETIPVAIAKRMARAAKLSLGDEISLRWRDKNGTFDAENVKVAAIFNTTISSVDQGQIWMTLEDLWEITAMYNEATILIADLPRPDNLFEDWNYVSQEGLLQNINDIIEVERASAKIIYFILLSIALLAIFDTQVLSVFRRQKEIGTYIALGMTKNEVAGLFTLEGCMYSLFSMLLGTLIGSPLFSYLSHKGISFGSVTADMGIGLGDKIYPSFSFSLLISSAFIVIISATIVSFIPARKIVTMNPIDALKGKLQ, translated from the coding sequence ATGAAACTATCCTTTCAACTTGCCTATAGAAACCTAATTGGCGCCGGGTTAAGAACTTGGCTTAACGTAGGCATTTTGACATTTACTTTTTTGGTTATTCTTTTCTATAATGGTTTGTTGGATGGCTGGAACTTACAGGCAAAAAGAGATGCGATTAATTGGGAATTTGGTTGCGGACAATTTCATTACAAGGATTATGACCCTTATAACCCATTTAGTCTGCAAGAGGCACATGGTAAATTTGATGAAATTAACACAAAAGGATTGACTCCTTTATTGATGCGACCTGCAACAATTTACCCTAATGGCCGAATGATGGCCATTACTTTAAAAGGCCTTCCCAAAGCCCAACGACTGCTAAAAATACCTGTCAATCAATTGAATAATCTTGAGGAAACCATACCCGTGGCCATTGCCAAAAGAATGGCAAGGGCCGCAAAACTTTCCTTAGGAGATGAAATAAGCTTACGCTGGAGGGATAAAAATGGCACTTTCGATGCAGAAAACGTGAAGGTGGCTGCTATTTTTAATACCACGATAAGTTCAGTGGATCAAGGTCAAATTTGGATGACTTTGGAAGACTTATGGGAGATTACAGCAATGTACAACGAAGCAACCATTTTGATTGCTGATCTACCTAGGCCTGATAACCTTTTTGAGGATTGGAATTATGTGAGTCAAGAAGGGTTATTACAAAACATAAACGACATAATTGAAGTAGAAAGAGCCAGTGCAAAAATTATTTATTTCATATTATTAAGCATTGCTTTGTTGGCGATTTTTGATACTCAAGTGTTATCTGTATTTCGGAGACAAAAAGAAATTGGGACCTATATTGCCTTGGGAATGACAAAGAATGAAGTCGCAGGACTTTTTACTCTCGAAGGCTGTATGTACAGTTTATTTTCCATGTTGCTTGGTACACTAATTGGATCGCCTTTATTTAGCTACCTGTCTCATAAGGGGATTTCCTTCGGGTCCGTGACAGCGGACATGGGGATAGGTTTGGGAGATAAGATTTATCCATCTTTTAGTTTTTCACTTTTGATTTCTTCAGCCTTTATTGTAATAATTTCTGCTACAATAGTTAGCTTTATTCCTGCTCGTAAGATAGTTACAATGAATCCTATAGATGCTTTAAAAGGTAAACTTCAATGA
- a CDS encoding sensor histidine kinase, translating to MKSLRSWIILLINSLVFLVVVTLSIFSYKEFKNALDERVLLQLSSIKKLKRIQLEAFLQAEMDEFKKQLSQGSADSISNPYSLIAEEVDIQCLQDKLNLIPNGESFFDITSCARRGVVKLAMIKKEGNKIQQIQCINSDAIQEILMERTGMGESGETYLVGRDFRMRSLSRFMPDTPPGQIKASTLGAKHALQGINGFGIIDDYRGISVYSSYHKLDIANLDWAILSEIDVKEVTAPLLIMRNKLFLISFLVLLFALTFSFLITVVLSKPLLKMRLFLNFMTRGNYDFNIENDYQTKEIKEMFVALKKLQKSIREAIYFSAEIGNMNMKAKYELSGEGDVLGKSLMVMQKKLMEYENAEKISRLMAKKSLIEGQENERKRLSKDLHDGVGPLLTSLKLMVQTSELSSCDKKKINTVVDGTIDEIRRMTYNLMPSVLVDFGVGRALASFIERMKKSSGIEIVYDDATKGRAGRLSMDLDICIFRVSQELINNTLKHAHAKKITISLTEFNDKISLYYLDDGKGFDPKTIKYGAGLRNIRERVEIFNGYLSISSDHNGTEVEVEIPLKDE from the coding sequence ATGAAAAGCTTAAGGTCATGGATAATCTTATTAATCAATTCTTTGGTGTTTTTGGTTGTGGTTACCCTTTCAATTTTTTCCTATAAAGAATTTAAAAATGCTCTTGATGAAAGGGTATTACTTCAACTTTCCTCTATAAAAAAACTGAAGCGAATTCAACTTGAAGCTTTTTTACAAGCGGAAATGGATGAGTTTAAAAAACAATTGAGCCAAGGATCTGCCGATTCCATTTCAAATCCATACAGTTTAATTGCTGAAGAGGTTGATATTCAGTGTTTGCAAGACAAGTTGAATTTAATTCCAAATGGAGAAAGTTTTTTTGATATTACTTCATGTGCAAGAAGAGGGGTTGTAAAACTAGCCATGATAAAAAAGGAAGGAAATAAAATTCAACAGATTCAGTGTATCAATTCTGATGCGATACAGGAAATTCTGATGGAGCGAACAGGAATGGGAGAGAGTGGTGAAACATATTTAGTAGGTAGAGATTTCCGTATGCGTTCTCTTTCCAGATTTATGCCCGATACACCTCCAGGTCAAATAAAAGCATCCACATTGGGAGCTAAACACGCTTTGCAAGGAATTAATGGTTTTGGTATAATTGATGATTATCGGGGTATATCCGTTTACAGTTCGTATCATAAACTAGACATTGCTAATCTAGACTGGGCCATATTATCTGAAATTGATGTAAAAGAGGTAACCGCCCCACTTTTGATAATGAGAAATAAACTTTTCCTGATTTCATTTTTAGTGTTACTTTTTGCTTTAACGTTTTCATTTTTAATTACTGTGGTATTGTCCAAACCACTATTAAAAATGAGACTATTCCTCAATTTTATGACCCGTGGAAATTATGATTTTAATATTGAAAATGATTATCAGACTAAGGAGATAAAAGAAATGTTTGTGGCATTAAAAAAGCTTCAAAAATCTATTCGAGAGGCCATTTATTTTTCTGCGGAAATTGGGAACATGAACATGAAAGCAAAGTACGAGCTTTCAGGGGAAGGGGATGTATTGGGGAAATCTCTGATGGTGATGCAGAAGAAATTAATGGAATATGAAAATGCAGAAAAGATAAGTCGGTTGATGGCGAAGAAATCATTAATTGAAGGACAAGAAAATGAAAGGAAGCGATTGTCTAAAGATTTGCATGATGGAGTTGGTCCCTTACTTACTAGTCTCAAGTTGATGGTGCAGACCTCTGAATTATCTTCATGTGATAAAAAAAAGATCAATACAGTAGTGGATGGCACTATTGATGAAATTCGGAGAATGACCTATAATTTGATGCCATCTGTATTGGTTGATTTTGGGGTAGGTAGAGCTTTGGCTAGTTTTATAGAAAGAATGAAAAAATCCAGTGGAATAGAAATTGTCTATGATGATGCAACCAAAGGCAGAGCGGGAAGGTTAAGTATGGATTTGGATATTTGTATTTTTAGGGTTAGTCAGGAATTGATCAACAATACTTTGAAACATGCTCATGCAAAAAAAATCACAATATCTTTGACTGAATTTAATGATAAAATTTCATTGTATTACCTGGATGATGGAAAAGGCTTTGACCCCAAAACTATTAAATATGGAGCCGGTCTAAGAAATATTAGGGAAAGAGTTGAAATATTTAATGGCTATCTTAGTATTAGTTCTGACCATAACGGTACCGAAGTGGAAGTTGAAATACCATTGAAAGATGAATAA
- a CDS encoding response regulator — translation MNKYKIAIVDDHQLFRDGIHSLLSKQENFEVVISSENGKDFFKKLKKGIHPDLLLLDLTMPEMNGFEVLVKLKKKYPSIKAIAISMHDDGNYIMQSIRGGAYGYLLKNTDEEELLLAIDTVLKGNKYFNQDISQRMINIMSLEGVSPKKLSPKEMEILKLIADGQTTKEIAHKLFISTRTVETHRNNMMKKLDVKNTPELINKAAQLNLL, via the coding sequence ATGAATAAATACAAAATTGCAATTGTTGATGATCACCAGTTATTCCGAGATGGAATACATTCCCTATTGTCAAAACAGGAAAATTTTGAAGTGGTAATTAGTTCAGAAAATGGTAAAGATTTTTTTAAAAAGCTTAAAAAAGGGATACATCCCGATTTACTTTTACTTGATTTGACGATGCCAGAAATGAACGGATTTGAGGTTTTGGTAAAATTGAAAAAAAAGTATCCCAGCATCAAAGCAATTGCTATTTCCATGCATGATGATGGAAACTATATCATGCAATCCATAAGGGGAGGGGCTTATGGATATTTATTAAAAAATACTGATGAGGAGGAATTGCTTTTGGCAATAGACACGGTGTTAAAAGGAAACAAATACTTTAATCAGGATATTTCACAGCGGATGATTAATATCATGTCCTTAGAAGGAGTTAGCCCTAAAAAGCTATCCCCCAAGGAAATGGAAATATTAAAATTAATTGCCGATGGTCAAACCACGAAAGAAATAGCACATAAACTATTTATTAGTACCAGAACAGTTGAGACCCATAGAAATAATATGATGAAAAAGCTGGATGTGAAAAATACCCCTGAACTTATCAATAAAGCTGCTCAACTAAATTTACTATAA
- a CDS encoding phospholipase A: protein MDTSKYDFRTIKYLQISEEDFFSLYDAQPSFGMYKDNYFITGVPTNKEINKRTADAKYQISISQRLTKSRLPFKTSLLLTYTQKSFWDIYENSSPFADNNYNPGITLIRPVLSKQQLKGGIALSFEHESNGLDSIYSRSWNYASLSAVYFYNANISIQSKVWAGLLGDENKDLYKFRGYGLLALNYRSFNDNFWGSLVLNPNNNISRVNTILELNFKPISSANQYIFLQWYNGYGENLFDYNQYTSMLRFGLCIKPAMRNFY from the coding sequence ATGGATACCAGTAAATATGATTTTCGTACCATAAAATACCTTCAAATATCAGAAGAAGATTTTTTTAGTTTGTATGATGCCCAACCTAGTTTTGGAATGTACAAAGACAATTATTTTATAACAGGGGTTCCAACCAATAAGGAAATCAACAAGCGCACCGCCGATGCCAAATACCAAATAAGTATTAGCCAACGACTAACGAAATCCAGATTGCCATTTAAAACTTCTTTATTGCTTACATATACCCAAAAATCATTTTGGGACATTTATGAAAACTCTTCCCCGTTTGCAGATAACAATTACAATCCGGGAATAACACTGATTAGACCTGTGCTGAGCAAGCAGCAATTAAAAGGGGGAATTGCCCTTTCATTTGAGCATGAATCTAACGGTCTAGACTCGATTTATTCCCGAAGCTGGAATTATGCTTCTTTATCAGCGGTGTATTTTTACAATGCCAATATTTCTATTCAAAGCAAAGTATGGGCCGGATTATTGGGCGATGAAAACAAAGACCTTTATAAATTCAGGGGATATGGATTGTTGGCCTTAAATTATCGAAGTTTTAATGATAATTTCTGGGGAAGCCTTGTACTTAACCCCAATAATAATATTAGCAGAGTAAACACCATTCTTGAATTGAATTTTAAACCTATTTCATCTGCCAATCAATACATTTTTTTGCAATGGTACAATGGTTATGGCGAAAATCTCTTTGATTACAACCAATACACCTCAATGCTAAGGTTTGGTTTATGTATCAAACCGGCCATGAGGAATTTTTATTGA
- a CDS encoding efflux transporter outer membrane subunit, which yields MTNGCGNKVATRDVPVDLPEAYSLPTGSSPMDSNWWASFQDTLLNRLVDSAITHNLELKSSWFQVAQEAGNVAIIASQRVPQVFLELQGGASRPAPDFVGGENTQLSLRTSYEVDLWGRVKQSKLAAENRMIATFLDYQTMGISIAGEVALTWFTLQASREQMNLIKEQTEYNQQILALIRTRFASGQVRGVDILRQEQLIENTKEEALALQMEIKILKNRLAVLLGKAPGMLNISEKMKLPTLSPIPNAGLPMELINRRPDIQSSFNQLEAADREVAVAISNTYPRLTFNFTGALRSNTLTNLVESQAASLTGSLLMPLFYGGRLKAETHRAKAFREQQLNAYGQTVLLAVQEVEDALVRESLQKEIIIKLENQLDLAERAFNQLRIEYLNGSIAYLDVLVTLDQMQQLKRELVNEKLNLLLYRLSLYRALAGGFESPIENEEDFSIQENTISTK from the coding sequence TTGACTAATGGATGTGGAAATAAGGTGGCCACCCGAGATGTACCTGTAGACCTTCCGGAAGCATATTCTTTGCCTACCGGGTCCAGCCCTATGGATTCCAATTGGTGGGCTTCATTTCAAGACACCCTACTTAATAGATTGGTAGACAGTGCCATCACTCACAATTTAGAATTAAAAAGCTCTTGGTTTCAGGTCGCTCAAGAAGCCGGTAATGTAGCTATTATTGCTTCCCAAAGAGTCCCTCAGGTATTTTTGGAATTACAAGGTGGGGCCAGTAGGCCTGCGCCTGATTTTGTAGGGGGAGAAAATACCCAACTATCCTTAAGAACAAGTTATGAAGTTGACCTGTGGGGAAGAGTCAAACAAAGTAAGCTAGCAGCTGAAAACAGGATGATAGCTACATTCTTGGATTACCAAACCATGGGAATAAGCATCGCAGGAGAGGTCGCATTGACCTGGTTTACATTGCAAGCTTCCCGAGAACAAATGAACTTGATAAAAGAGCAAACCGAATACAATCAGCAAATATTAGCGCTTATCCGGACCCGATTTGCCAGCGGACAAGTTAGGGGAGTGGATATTTTGCGACAAGAACAGTTGATAGAAAATACCAAAGAAGAGGCTTTGGCCTTACAAATGGAAATAAAAATCTTGAAAAATAGGCTTGCAGTGCTTTTGGGAAAAGCTCCGGGGATGCTAAACATCAGTGAAAAGATGAAACTTCCTACTTTGAGTCCAATACCTAACGCCGGACTACCCATGGAGTTGATTAATCGACGACCGGACATACAAAGCAGTTTCAATCAATTGGAAGCAGCCGATAGGGAAGTGGCTGTGGCCATTAGTAATACTTATCCTCGTTTGACCTTTAATTTTACAGGCGCCTTAAGATCCAATACCCTAACAAATCTTGTTGAATCTCAGGCTGCATCACTTACCGGTAGTTTGTTGATGCCATTGTTTTATGGCGGAAGGTTAAAAGCGGAAACTCATCGTGCCAAAGCTTTCCGTGAGCAACAGCTCAATGCCTATGGGCAAACAGTTTTGTTAGCCGTTCAAGAGGTAGAAGATGCATTGGTTCGAGAAAGCCTTCAAAAAGAGATCATCATTAAACTTGAAAACCAATTGGATTTGGCGGAACGGGCTTTTAATCAATTGCGCATTGAATACTTGAATGGATCGATTGCCTATTTGGATGTTCTAGTAACCCTAGATCAAATGCAACAATTGAAAAGAGAGTTGGTAAATGAAAAATTAAATTTATTGCTATATCGACTCAGCTTATATCGGGCACTTGCGGGGGGATTTGAAAGCCCAATTGAAAATGAAGAAGATTTTAGTATTCAAGAAAACACAATCTCGACAAAATGA
- a CDS encoding efflux RND transporter periplasmic adaptor subunit produces MTRKKTIGISLGLLVCSILIALIFFWTAPEAEMEGASKTTAMLVDVVQAEQGDFNPSIIATGLVQPATDISLSNQVGGEVTHIASQFLPGAYVKKGEMLLQINPADYENTLMLRKSDLALAQSDYEVELGRQDVAVKDYELIGDELSSKNQNLVLRKPQLEAAKANVKAAEAAVNQANLNLQRTAIRAPFDAHILTRNVNLGSQIAPASDLGRLVGISEYWIIANVPLSKINWLDIGEGKEGSGAPVKIVHPSAWEDGQFREGKVSRLVGALDNQSRLARVIVSVPDPLLRERPNPEKPPLIIGTFVEVQIEARKLKDVVRLAKQYIRPGNTVWVLKEGKLEIRKVDILFEDGEYAYVREGLTSSDQIVATDLATVVEGSPLRLEED; encoded by the coding sequence ATGACGCGAAAAAAAACCATAGGGATAAGTTTGGGATTATTGGTTTGCAGCATACTGATAGCCCTAATCTTTTTCTGGACAGCTCCTGAAGCCGAAATGGAAGGCGCTTCAAAAACCACTGCAATGTTGGTAGATGTTGTACAGGCAGAACAAGGGGATTTTAATCCTTCGATAATTGCTACAGGACTTGTACAACCTGCTACAGATATCTCATTGAGTAACCAAGTTGGAGGGGAAGTGACCCATATCGCCTCCCAATTTCTTCCTGGAGCTTATGTGAAAAAAGGAGAGATGCTTTTGCAAATAAACCCGGCAGATTATGAAAACACTTTAATGCTTCGAAAGAGTGACTTGGCTTTGGCCCAATCGGATTATGAAGTGGAATTGGGGCGTCAGGATGTTGCAGTTAAAGATTATGAGCTTATAGGTGATGAGTTATCCTCAAAAAACCAAAATCTTGTTTTGAGAAAGCCTCAACTTGAAGCAGCAAAAGCGAATGTTAAAGCTGCAGAAGCTGCTGTAAACCAGGCCAATTTGAATTTACAAAGAACGGCTATCCGGGCTCCATTTGATGCACATATATTGACAAGAAATGTAAATCTTGGTTCACAGATTGCTCCGGCGTCGGATCTTGGTCGTTTGGTGGGGATCAGTGAATATTGGATCATTGCCAATGTTCCGCTTTCAAAAATTAATTGGTTGGATATTGGGGAAGGCAAAGAAGGCTCAGGAGCCCCTGTCAAAATTGTTCATCCTTCAGCGTGGGAAGATGGGCAATTTAGGGAAGGAAAAGTTTCAAGGCTGGTTGGAGCATTAGACAACCAATCAAGACTTGCAAGGGTTATTGTAAGTGTTCCTGATCCACTTTTGCGGGAAAGACCAAACCCTGAGAAACCTCCCCTTATCATTGGTACCTTTGTGGAAGTCCAAATTGAAGCTCGAAAGCTGAAGGATGTAGTCAGATTGGCAAAACAATACATTAGACCAGGAAATACAGTTTGGGTATTAAAGGAGGGGAAATTAGAAATTAGGAAAGTTGATATTCTCTTTGAAGACGGAGAATATGCTTACGTTAGAGAGGGCTTGACCTCCAGCGACCAAATTGTTGCCACTGATTTAGCCACAGTGGTGGAAGGTTCTCCACTTCGATTAGAGGAAGATTAA